A stretch of the bacterium genome encodes the following:
- a CDS encoding DinB family protein — translation MKSAPEIARPTASEYSPYYDRYISLVPAGDVLQHLSAQINSTLAVLRGISEAQSLRRYAPGKWSIKEVLGHVCDSERVMSYRALCLSRGDQTPLPGFEQDDYVKAANFDARAWADLIGEFEIIRAATVSLFRGFETAATERLGTANDTAVSVRALAYIIAGHERHHLKVIQERYLPLLQS, via the coding sequence ATGAAGTCCGCTCCCGAGATCGCGCGGCCAACGGCCTCTGAGTATTCGCCATACTACGACCGATATATCTCGCTGGTGCCTGCCGGCGACGTGCTGCAGCATTTGAGCGCGCAGATCAACTCCACTCTGGCGGTGTTGCGCGGCATTTCCGAGGCACAGTCGCTGCGGCGCTATGCGCCGGGCAAATGGAGCATCAAAGAAGTGCTCGGCCACGTTTGCGACTCGGAGCGCGTCATGAGCTATCGCGCGTTGTGCCTCAGTCGCGGCGATCAGACTCCTCTGCCCGGCTTCGAGCAGGATGACTATGTCAAGGCTGCCAACTTCGATGCCCGCGCCTGGGCGGATTTGATCGGTGAGTTTGAAATCATTCGCGCGGCGACCGTGTCATTGTTTCGCGGTTTTGAAACGGCGGCAACGGAACGCCTCGGCACGGCCAACGACACCGCGGTCAGCGTGCGCGCACTCGCGTATATCATCGCGGGACACGAGCGCCATCACCTCAAGGTGATCCAGGAACGCTATTTGCCGTTGCTGCAGAGTTGA
- a CDS encoding SWIM zinc finger family protein codes for MPYWDYFWRYPRSVAKPVKDGIKPKSRGGSIGKTWWSQRWIGVLESFHMGARLGRGRSYARRGQVMSIDVQEGLVTAKVQGSQRTPYKIKIALKPLSQKDWNKVTEAMAEQAIFVAKLLAGEMPQNIEEAFEAAKVPLFPKSSRELETDCSCPDWANPCKHIAAVYYILADQFDDDPFLIFKLRGKSKEQLINELREKRAGTAEETAAVDEIELGAKFPTAPLEECLGTFWEAGAELAAFSANPVLPEVEFAVLKRLGQSPFAVKNKNITILLEKAYATASRAALKTAAIDR; via the coding sequence ATGCCCTACTGGGATTATTTTTGGCGGTATCCCCGTTCCGTTGCCAAGCCGGTCAAAGACGGCATCAAACCCAAAAGCCGCGGCGGCAGCATCGGCAAAACTTGGTGGTCGCAACGGTGGATTGGGGTCTTGGAGTCATTTCACATGGGCGCGCGGCTCGGGCGGGGGCGCAGCTATGCACGGCGTGGGCAAGTGATGTCGATCGATGTGCAGGAAGGTTTGGTCACCGCAAAGGTGCAAGGCTCGCAGCGAACGCCGTACAAAATCAAAATCGCGCTCAAACCACTCTCGCAAAAGGACTGGAATAAAGTGACGGAAGCCATGGCGGAGCAGGCGATTTTCGTGGCGAAGCTGCTGGCCGGAGAAATGCCGCAAAACATCGAAGAAGCTTTCGAAGCCGCCAAGGTGCCGCTGTTTCCCAAATCATCCCGCGAGCTGGAGACGGATTGTTCCTGTCCGGATTGGGCGAATCCCTGTAAGCACATTGCGGCGGTGTACTATATTCTGGCCGATCAGTTCGACGATGATCCTTTTTTGATTTTCAAATTGCGCGGCAAGAGCAAAGAGCAGCTTATCAACGAGCTACGCGAAAAGCGCGCCGGCACTGCCGAAGAAACGGCTGCGGTGGATGAAATCGAGCTTGGCGCGAAATTTCCAACGGCGCCGCTGGAAGAGTGTCTCGGAACATTTTGGGAAGCCGGCGCAGAACTGGCCGCTTTCTCAGCTAATCCGGTTTTGCCGGAGGTGGAGTTTGCCGTGTTGAAAAGGCTGGGGCAATCCCCGTTTGCCGTCAAGAACAAGAACATTACGATTCTGTTGGAAAAGGCTTACGCAACGGCCAGCCGCGCTGCGCTGAAGACGGCCGCAATTGATCGGTAA